Genomic DNA from Solanum dulcamara chromosome 4, daSolDulc1.2, whole genome shotgun sequence:
TAATACTACTTGAATACCGAAATACGAATAAAAGATTATGAGCACTTTATATTAAATTAACGAATACAAAGACATGTTGTGTGTATGTACAACAATTACTTGTATCATGATGtaaatggatttttttttttgattttgcaACCGGTGTCCGGAGCCTGTGGAGTCCCGACTAAATGCGAATCGTGTACTGCGGGGCTCATTCGAGCGTGGCACTGCCAACAATGTTTTTTTCATACCTAAGGCTCGAACCCGAGACCTCAGGATAATGGTGAAGCAATCCCACCACTACACCACAATCAATGTTGATGTAAATGGCGTTGATCGTTTATATGATTACTCAATTATTGAAAATGGTAAAACAAATTATTCCTGTTaaatttataacaaaaaaactCAGAGAAAATGTATTTCAGATAACAATATATTTATGACAATGACACACAATATTTGaaatcaaaaattgaaaaacaaaaaatccaactatatattttaatttttatttcaaagtGTGGTCTCTATAAATAGAACGAGACAGACTCTTCAGAAGGTATGAGCATAGAATAATATTTACCTTAAAGGTTTATTTTGTTATATAGTTTGAGTTTGTGTTTTgcgaaaaaaaaatatatctatgGATTTGATATTGGCATCGAAAAAAGCAGATAAAACGATAGTGGAAGTTGAAGGAGTTGGTGGATACTACACTTGGTCAAGCAGCCAATTTCCTGTTCTTAGCCAGAAAAAAGTTGCTGCTGGATTATTACTTCTTCACCCTCGTGGAATTGCTCTACCTCACTATGCTGATTCCTCAAAAATTGGTTATGTTTGTGAAGGTACGTAGCACATACATAGGAAAATAAGCTAAAAGGATTATTTGAGGGTGGAATGAAGGATAGGggatttctaatttttttttctttttttttgttataaatatttaattaggagttaattatgaagagatgaagtttatttaaaatatttgtaaacttaggataaaaaattaaaagatcaaaaacttTTAACAAAATCTAAAATTCCAtccattttcttcattttctaaacgcatttttttctctttctctgttctctcctctcttctcttctcttttcttttccccaATTCTTTCACTCcgatttgattgtgaaaattatataaaaaaaattgatgaaaagagaagagaagagaggagagaatatgttgtttatataaacatGAGTTGTTCAACCAACGAAGAGATGTTGTTTAAACAACGAAAAAAttgtttaaacaactaaagtttgtttagttcaaacaactagaagatatttaaacaatccTAAGTTATTTAAGtgttttttataatttttagttaaaacaatgagaatattttaaatatcagcTGGTTATTTGGagaaataggaaaaaatatttgctAATTGTTTTGGAGATcgagatatgaaaatatttgttagTTGTTTAGACAAATGTTTAAACATCACGCCCGTAAGCTAGCTCTAAGAGATATTTGTTTTTTGACAGGTGAGTGcattcttggactgatctcaccAGAAGATTCAAAAGAGGAAGTTATAAAGATTCAAAAAGGGGATACCCTACCAGTTACCGTGGGAGTAACTTCATGGTGGTACAATGCTGGTCATGACTCAAAACTCACAATAATTTTCTTGGGAGAATCATCTGAAGAATACACACCTGGAGAATTCTGTTATTTCTTTTTAACTGGAGCCGCTGGTATTCTAAACGGATTCTCTAATGATTTAATTGCTAAATATTTTCACATGAACAAAAATGAATCTGAAAAACTAATGAAAGATCAAAGTATTTTAAATCTTTTAATTAAGATAAATGAAGGTACAACTATCCCAAATCCATCGAACAGCGCGAAACGCAAGTTGGTTTTCAACTTGGATGATGCAAAACCTTGTGTTGACGTAAAAAATGGTGGAACTTTATCTTCTGTAAGTGGTAAAAATATAGCGTTGCTTGAAGAGATTGGATTAAGCGCGAATCGCGTTGTTTTGGAAGGGGGTGCTATACTTGGTCCAATTTTTACAGCGGATAATTCAGTTCAACTGAATTATGTAACGAAAGGGAGTGGACGTGTTGTAATTGTGGGGCTTTTTGGTAAGGTTGTGTTGGATACTAAAGTGGAAGAAGGTGAATTGTTCTTTGTACCAAAATTCTTTCCGTTTGTTGTGGAAGCTGATGAAGGAGGAATTGAGTTCTTCTCCGTGAAAACGTCGTCAAAGTAAGTACTCTTATCATTTAACTAGTCAAATTGAATGTTACTACGTCTTGGGGCTAAGGTGAGATCCACTCAAGGACTAATTAATGTTCCGCTATATATGTGTTTGCAGGCAAGTATATGGAGAATTATCAGGTGGGAAAAAATCAATTTGGGAAGCAGCATCTTCATCAATTTTAGAGGTATCTTTAAATATGACTCCAGATTTGACTAAGTCTTTCAAGGCCAAAATTGCTAAGGGTGCAGTGATTGCCCCACCTTCAACTGTTTAAGTAATTAATTGTTAGACGACATTTGAGTTTATTAAGTGTCTAATATGTAATTCTATTCTTGAAAATAAATTCGATGACTATCTTGTATGATTCGGGGGTAATCGATGGAACTCTACCGAATAATGTGTGtaaaagattatatatataggagCTTTTGTTTTATATGCTACTGTTGTGTGCCagtatgtataatatatgtatgtcgtcttaatatgtatgtatgtattaaACTGTACGTACTAATAGTACAAAAGTTCATTATAGTACTATTAGTGTAactaacttaattaattaaggcATTATAATAATTAGTTGGTTCACATACATGTTATGCCTAGAATATATATAATGCAAGAATTGTTTATGCAATATCAATAATGAAAGACGGAAGGGATTCTATATAGTTTAATTTTCACATTGTTAATCTAtctatatttatacataaagtTAGGCATAAACAAATTAAAGTAACATGACACTTCTCTTTGATAAAAAGGAACCATTAGACGTCAAGACAAATGaaactttcttattttattccCCAATTTTTAATAGCACTTTTATTTCTGATAACACAAATTACACCAATAATATTATAGCAGCCAAAATATGTAGTACAATAACTATAATTTTAGATCTTATCTTAAATGAAACGATATTTTcgtctttttaaaattttgaattcatcTCTGTCATCGATCCAACCTAGCTCCAGGCCTAATTACTCTTCCTTTATCCTAATGACATCTTTGTATATGTAAGtttaacaagaataaacaaaaatgaaaaagattATGGGAGGACATATAGGTGAAGTGCTGTTTTCCTTAAATGTCAGTTTGAGAACAAAAGGCTGTAAATCGCATTTGTTAAATGCGTTTTACCTAAAGgattaatgaaataaaatttatgaacGGAATTGAAAGTGCGTTCGACAATTacaatttataaaacatattagccGAACACCATTTATaaacaaaattgaaattattaaagaaataCAA
This window encodes:
- the LOC129884599 gene encoding cocosin 1-like, which gives rise to MDLILASKKADKTIVEVEGVGGYYTWSSSQFPVLSQKKVAAGLLLLHPRGIALPHYADSSKIGYVCEGECILGLISPEDSKEEVIKIQKGDTLPVTVGVTSWWYNAGHDSKLTIIFLGESSEEYTPGEFCYFFLTGAAGILNGFSNDLIAKYFHMNKNESEKLMKDQSILNLLIKINEGTTIPNPSNSAKRKLVFNLDDAKPCVDVKNGGTLSSVSGKNIALLEEIGLSANRVVLEGGAILGPIFTADNSVQLNYVTKGSGRVVIVGLFGKVVLDTKVEEGELFFVPKFFPFVVEADEGGIEFFSVKTSSKQVYGELSGGKKSIWEAASSSILEVSLNMTPDLTKSFKAKIAKGAVIAPPSTV